The sequence below is a genomic window from Oligoflexus sp..
GCTGGTCAGGACATAGACCTCTTTATCCAGATAACGCGGCCCCTCCACATGCGCCGCTGTCCAGAACTGCTCTTCGGAATTGGTTTTGCGCACATAAAAGGTATTCAGATGGGTGGGCGAGGCGACGAGATAACTCGTGAGCAGCTGGATCATCGAAGGTGAACCGCCTCCGTTATTGCGAAGGTCGAAGATCAACGCACGGGTGTTGGCCATGTATTTCATGGCGGCGACGGCTGTAGGACCGCCGTATTCCGCCGGCATGAAACCACGCAGGTCGATGTAACCGATATTTCCGGGCAGGATCTCCAGCTTTTTGAAACCGAAATTGCCGCTCGCCATCGCGGCGACTTCCCTGGCTTCGACCGCGGGATTTGTTTCAGGATCGCCGGGATCCTTTTCCCTATAAAAGACATTGATGTGCTTATCGTGGCTGACTTCGATGAGATCGACCTTTAAGCGGTTGGCAAGGATTTCAGGATCGTCGATATCCTTATAACGGCCGTCGGCGAGATTTTTCTTGAGCGCGCTTTCCATTTTCGCAGCGACGTCCGGGAACACATAATTCTCTTTGAACTCCCGGGTCAGAGACTCGACGATTTTGGCGTGATTGAGCCGCTCCTTGGCCACACCAATCGACGGGCTCGATACCGCCCCTGTGACCAGCACCATTCCTAAAAAAGTTAAGAATCCAGGATAATTACGCTTGAACATGGCCGAATTTCCTTACCTGATATCAATGTTACGAATCCAGATACGTAACCTATTACATATCTTATCGACGGAATCCAGAAAAAATCAAGAAAGACCTGTATCCCATGGATAGTCTGGGATAAAAGAGGGAAAACCCTCATGAGCCTTATGGTGAAGGGGTTGGACCTTGATGATGATGTTCAGGAGGATGCGGTTCATGGCGGGAAAGCTTAAAAACTGGTTCGGGACATTGAGCCTCGGGGCCCTGGTCAGCAGCTGCCAAACGACCGATTGGTCGGATGAAGGCGGGGGACGGGTTTATATGAAGGGTCGGGGCGTGGCGAAGTATCATCACTACGATGGCGTCAGCAAATGCAAAACCGCCTTCGGTCTTGATCCCGCCGCCTTTCAGATGCGGGTCACGGCCGCGTCCTCGCAGATCACCAAAAAATTTCCCGCCATGGTCAAAGCCGGTCGCAGGAATGGACCCTATGATGGGACGGCGCGTTGCATTCGGGTGCAGCGTGTGGGCACGAAGAAAACGATCGTGGTGCGGGCCATTGATGTGTGCTGCGGCGGGGATCTGGGCAGTGCCCGCAGCCATCAGCTGGATCTTTCGCGGCAGGCTTTTGAACAGCTCGGGCCGCGCTCGCTCGGCAATCTGCAGGTGAGCTGGGCAGTCGTGGACTGCCCGTCGTCACTCCAGGTTCCAAGCGATGCGGCCGTCTGTGATCAGGACTATTACTTCACACGCTAATCAGGCTTTTTTCACCACGGCCGGCATGTTCACACGGTTATCAAAACTGATGCCCATGGCCTGCGCGATCGCACTGTAGTGATGCTTTTCTTTCATCACGGTGTTCGGCATCGGAGTGCCGGTGACGGGATCAAAGCCATAGGTCAGTCCGGTTCCCGGATCCACGCCACCGAAGATGCTGTTGCCCTTCACCATCGGCGAGATGACCACGACGCCGTTGTTCAGGTGATGGCCGCTGCCGCCGGTCGCGACCTTGTCACGGCCGAATTCGGTGGCGATATAGATCAGCGAACGATCCCACATTTTGCCTTTGGCGGGATCGCCATCGACATCGGTGGCCTTCAGAAGATCAATCAGAGCATCCATGCCTTTCAGAATGTAGCTCCACATCGAGTTCTGCGCGCCGCGGTGATCGACGTGCGACCAGTCGAAGGCGATCGGCGCGTTGGGTGAACCGTTGGCCGTAATCAAAGGACTGTTGCTCGGGCCCACCGAGATCGCGTTGGACAGGCCGTTTTTCGCAGCCAAAAAACCGAGCGCCAGACGCGATTCAAAGGGATCGGTGGCCATGTTGGGGAATTTGCCGCGAACGAGGTTGATATCCGCGGACATGGTGAAACCATACTGAGCAAGGTTGCTCGTGGCCGGGTCGAGCATCATGAGCTTGGTGACCATATCGCCTTTTTCCAGAGCATCAACGATGCGATCACGGTTGACCTGATAGGCGTCGAGCACTTTGGAACCGGCGAACTGTGATTGAAAGCGGGAGACCGATTCCAATTGCTTCCGCAGCTGACGCGCTGCGGCCACATCACCGGCGCCGAGGGAATTGGTCATGCCTTTGAAACCATGGGTGGCGAAGGCGAACATCAAAGGATCCGTGACGGCCTGCGCGCGGGCGCTTTCCGGAACGGTATCATCATCACCGTGCAGGGCGTAGCCACCACCGGCGAGCATCAGGTTGGGAAGCGGACAGCTCTTGCCGAAGGCCAGCGCCACGGCTTCAGCGATCGTGCGGCCACCGTTGATGTTATCACCAGTCATGGCACGCTTGGCGGCAATGATGTGGTTCACGCTCGAAACTTCACAGGTCATGACCATCATATCCGCACCGTGCTTTTGCACGAAGACGGCCTGATCATAACCGTTGCCCAGCGGAATCGCGCCCTGGATGCTGTTCTGCAGCGGCGGCACGGTTTTGAAGGCCGAGCCATTGGGCTGAACGAGGTTATTGTAGGCAGCCGGGCCAGCGGCCTGGGCCAGGAAGCTGTCGACGATGTTGGCGCCACCGAAGGCGCAGATGTTGAAGATATACTTCTTATCCGCCGTGGTCTGGGCCTGCAGCACGGCGCCTGATCCACCCAGGGTGGCTCCCAGAGCTCCGGCTCCACCGATCTTGATCAGCTGACGACGATCGAATTGGGAATTCTTTATTTTCATAAGGTTGCCCTTTTGTCTTTATAAAAAGATGTTTTCAGAACTGGATGCGATCGCATAGCAAAGGCTCAATGCAATCTTATCACCCGCCGTGGCCGTGCCTCCAAACGCGCTGATGGCCTGAAGCTCAGGAGCTTCGGGATCACGGGCGAGAAGACGCCGATAGAGTTCGGTCGCCTGCTGCTTGATCTGGTCATCGCTGGGTTTGGCGGCGGTCAAGGGAAAGTGCTTGAACACGACGGCGTTGGCCCCGAGGCCCGCATCGAGTTCAATGCGACGACTGCAGGCGGCCAGCACCACGCGATCAATGGCGACTGCGGTCAGGACCGTAGGCGTTTGCGCGCGTTCATACTGTCCGTTGATGAAGGGCTCATTGCCACCGAGCACGGTCAGGTGCACCTTGTCGATACACGAATCCTTGCCGAGTTCCAGGCAGACCTGGTCCTTGGTCAAACCCAGACCTTTCACAAGGCCGGATTCAAAGGGACGATAGCGTTTCCATACCAGGGTTTTTCCAGCCTGGGGCAGACCAGGCTTGACGGACCCGGGAGTACCAGGACGGCCGCTGCCATCCACGGGATTGCCGTCGGAATCGGTCTGGGCCGGTGTGCTGCCGCGACCGCTGCTGCGCTTCAAACGATTGCCGGAACACTGTACGATCATCACGCTGATCAAAGTCAGCATTACGAGTTTCTTCATGGCTGACGTCCTCCGAAGGCCAGGCTATCAACGAAGCGATGCAGCATCTTATTCACCGAATAATTATCGGCGGGCAGACCTTGCCAGAGGGCATCGAACTCCGCTTTCTCATGAGCCATGGGTTCGCGGCTCAGAGCCTGGGTGAACATCATGCGGGCTATATTCTTTTTGAAGGCTTCGGAGTTCCGGGCCTTGTCGGCCCAGGTTAAAAGATCAGGAACAGGAGCGCCCATGATCACGCCCTGGTTCGCATAGGCTGTGCGGTTGGCGCGATAGGTTCCGTTGCTGTTGAAGAGGAAGGCCTGCACGGTTTCAATGCCCACGTAACTTGAGAACGAGTAGGCGAGGGGATCGAGCGTACTGTGACAGACCGCGCAATCAGGCTGCGCGACTTTGCGATTGTCGACATCCTTCGGTTCATTGGCGACCGGCATCAGACCTTCGCCCTTGGCGATATCCATGCCGAGGTATTCGCGGTAAACCTGCGAAGCCGTGTTGCGTGGCAGCGGCGAGAACATCGTATAGAAGGCGAGGAACCACTGGGTGGTCATCATCCCGGCCCGGCGCGCGGGATCCAAAGGCTGACCGCCGCCGATCACGATGCGTTGACCGATCTGGGCCTGCTCTTCACGGGCGAGTGCGCCCTCGACCTTGTTGCCGTTGATATCTATGTGATACTGAGCGGACAGGAGTTCCCGCGCATCGCGATCACCGCTCATGATGTACGAGAAAAGACGATAATCGAAGCGATAGTCGGCGATCACCACGTTGCCGCCGAAACCCACCGCGGCGAGCGGCTGAATTTTTTTATCGGCGAGACGCTGCAGCGCCTCGTTTTTCCAGTAGGGCGTATCCAGGCAACGGGTCAGTTCCGTGTGAAGGAGGGGCTTGGGATCGGCCGCCTTACGGATCTGCTCCAGTTCCTCATAGGTCGCGGACTCACCGCAGTAAACACCTTTGAGTCTTTTGTAAGCTTGGACAGGATCGTAGGTGAGCGAGACCTTGGACTCGGGCTTCACGGCCTTGTTACCAGGAGCGCCGCCATTCAGGATCTCGTCGAGGTTTTTCACCCCGTCCCCATCGCTGTCGAGGTTTTCAATCTTATCGAGTGCTTCGAGCAGCACGACATTGATATTGCCGCTCAGGTTCTTGGTCAGGTCTTCACCATAGGGATTCACAGCCGGAGCTGTGGTGTGGCAGATATTACAGGACGCCTGCTGCGTCTCGCAACCCAGCGATTTCGGATACTTCTGACAGAAAATCGGGGTTGATTCTGGGGTAGCTGAGACGGTTCCTGCCAGCATAAGCAGCAGAAGCCAACTCCTCCTAAGAAGGTGACTGATCATCGCGTATGTCCTCATGTCCTTGGCCTGGCTTTTATTTAACGCCCTACCGCATCGGCAAAGGATGGACAAACCTTGAGTAAGTTTCTTTTTCAGTTGAGTTTTGTGAGTTTACCCAGGGGATTAGGTAACCCGAATGGATGGGGTGAGGCCCCTAGTGGGCCCCGGTATCGCTGTCGAGAGCCTGCATACGGCGCAGCTCGCCCGGGTCCAGATGCGATTGGCCATAAGCCTCAAGCTGGGCTTTTTTCTCGCCCTCGGACAGATCAGGGCGCGCCGACAGTCGGGCCTTCTCGGCCAGCCAGTCCTCGCGTTTTTGTTCCCAGCTTTGGCGCTCCTGCTCGACTGCGGCCAGCCGATCGAGGGCGTTGTCACCAAAACGCTGGCGGATCGCATCGGCGCCCTCAGCATCCAGTGACTCGATCGGTTGGCGCGCGAGTTGTTTAATATCGAGCCACGCAAAGGTTTGTTTGCGTATCTCCCTTTGCTGAGGAGACAGAAGGCTCTCCGCAGCGTCCAAGGCCGCTTTCTTTTCCGCTTCATTCAGATCGGGATTGGTGCTGATCTTCATCCGTTCCAATTGAAACGCTTCATACTGCTCCTGGTCCTGATAGAAGGCTTCGCTCAAAGCGTCACCCAGATATTCGCGCCGCAGATTGCGCCTTTCTTCCAGGACGGATGCCACCTGCTCACTCGCCTTCAGATCGCGCTCCGTCCATTCCTCGGCGTATTTGGCTTCGGCGTTGATGAGCGCGACATACTGATCGAAGAGAGCCAGAGCCTCCTGCACGACGGTGCCGGGCTGGGAAGCTTCCAGATGCTGCCGCAGGAGCGCACGGATGCTTTCATTATCCATGCGTCCTCTGAGGCTTAAATAGTAATCAAAGAGCCGCCGCACATCACGATGCAGTATGATGCGGCCCTTGTCATCGACGCGAATGCCGCCATTGACATCGGTTCCTTCGAGGGAGGGATGCGGTGCCGGGGCGTTTTCAATCGGGGCGCTGGTCACCGCCCGAGGCTGAGTCGCGGGCGGGGCATCAGGGCGCACAGCCCAGCTCCCGTCCGTGTCCGCGGGAGCTGCCGCAAGCGGCTCAGAAGGATCCGCTTGCGGCTCGCGCCGACTGATGACGATGAGGGCAAGGATCAGGAGACTGGCAAGCATCCCGGCCCGACCCATGAATCGCCGCTTCATCAGTGACCCGCCTTCTGCAGGCGATTGGCGTTCTGAACATACAGGGTTGGGATATCAATGCCGCTGCGCACAAGGCCGAAGGCCTGGTTGATCGCATCGAAATGATTCAATGGATAAAAGCCTTCCGTGAGTTGTCCGAGCGGATGGCCGCAGCTGCGCACGAGGCCATCCCAAATGCGGGCGTTGCTTGGGAAGAAGATTTTCACCACGGGCACAAGGACGGAATCCAGAGGATCGACCCGGTTGGTGACGACATCCACGCCGCCCCAGGAAAAATAGGAGACGTTATTCACCAAGGCGGGACCGCTGATGCCTTTATAGAGCTTGCCCTTTTCCTGCAGCTCACAGTTCATTTCGGAAAGCGCCTCGGGGAACTGGGCATTGAATTTATCCAGAGCCTTTGTGCCGGCTGCCTGTACAAGGTCCTCGGCGATCTGCACGCCGCGGTAGGCGCTATTGTAGGAACCATCCTTCGAAGAGGTCGAAAAAATATCGAGGGCGGAAAAAACCGTCGAAAGTGTGACGTTGGCGACCCATTTCAGAAGAATATGTTTGTTCAGAAAGGCATAAAGGTTGTCCGCGAACTCGGTGCCTTCATTCATACAGGTCACGCAGTTGACGGACTCGATCCACTCGGGCTTCAGACTGGCCACATAACGTGCGGCCGGACCGCCCTGACTATGCGCGATCAGATTCACGCGCGAGGCACCCGTGAGCGCCCGAATCTGCCGGATGTCTTCCAGCAATTCCTCGCCACGACGGACGTTCGAAGCGGAGCTGCTCAGGTTCGTGACGTAGACTTCCGCGCCCTGACGCCGCAACTCGTCAGTGATGCCATACCAATAATCGACGACGCCGAGGACGTTGTCGAAGGCAAAGGCGCCAGGCACCATAACAATAGGGTAGCGGGTTTTGGCGTAATTATCGCTGCCAGCATGGGCGGACGCTGTGGCGACAACAAGCGTGAAAAGGCTGCAAATCATGGTTTTTAACCATGCCTTGACGTCGAATCCGGTTGTGGAAAGGCCTGACATATAATCCCCCTTAGTTAGGCTTATTTCGATCCCGGTTTTCATAAGTAGAAGTGCTGAGTTTGTTCTAGAGCAAGACTTGATGGTTTGCAATTTCGTTTCGGCCTCTTACGTTTTTCTGAACTGTCCTGTATCGCCTGCACCGCGCAGAATTTATGAGACTGTTTGCATAGAGTGACAGAGCGTCATCTCATGTGGATGGCTGGCCAATCCCATCAGGACGGGATTTTGCCGGAGCACCATTTCGTAGGAGATTACAGACGTAAGCCATAAAATGGCGGAATTCTCACGCCGATCAGGGTTTCCGAAATGTAGGAAATTTTGTGAGTTGCAGAATGGTTGTCTTTTCACAGTAGGGCGGATAAAAAGCCTTTTACTTTTCCACGAAACCGGGAGTTCTCATGTCGGCCGCTGCACAAATGAACAAGACAGCCGGTGGTTTTCCGCCGCAGATCCCCTACATCATCGGAAACGAAGCCTGCGAGCGGTTTTCGTTCTATGGGATGCGTAATATCCTGACGGCTTTTTTGGTGAGTCATCTTTTGTTGGACGTTGCAGTCTCCGAACGTGAGGTCGCGGCCAAGGAAATCTTTCACATCTTCGTGATGGGTGTTTATTTTTTTCCGCTGCTCGGCGGCTGGCTCGCGGACCGCTTCCTGGGGAAGTATCGTACCATTTTTTGGTTGAGCCTTCTTTACTGCGTGGGTCACCTCTGTCTGGCGCTCTTTGAAGCCCAGAAGTCGGGTTTTTATCTGGGTCTCTTTCTGATCGCCCTGGGGTCCGGGGGGATCAAGCCCTGCGTGTCGTCCTTCGTCGGCGATCAGTTCGATCAGAGCAACAAGGATAAGGCTCGGGTGGTCTTTGATATCTTTTATTGGAGTATCAACTTCGGGTCCTTCTTCGCCTCGCTCCTGATTCCTTTGATCCTGGATCGCGCCGGTCCGGGCTGGGCTTTTGGAATTCCGGGTGTGCTGATGGCTCTGGCCACCTTTGTGTTCTGGCTCGGTCGCAAGCAGTATCGCGTCACGGCCCCGGCGGCCGCGGATCCTCATTCTTTCATGCGCGTAGTTTATAGTGCTCTTTTCCGTTCGCAGGGGGCCCGCACGGGAACCGTACTGGCCTTTATCGGCGTCCTGCTCGCTGTCGTTTCCGTCCTGTGCTGGCCGATGCTGGGCGTGGTCGCGGCCGTGTGCCTTGCCCTTGTCATGCTCCTTCTGTTCGGGGGAATTGGCGCCTGGATGCAGCTCGATCAGGCGCGGGCTCTGCATCCGGCCGATGCCGTGGAAGGTGTGCGGGCGGTTTTGCGCGTGCTCGTCATCTTTGGACTCGTGACGCCGTTCTGGTCGCTCTTCGATCAAAAAGCTTCGACCTGGATTCTGCAGGCGCGGGTGATGGAACTGCCAGGCTGGTCATGGCTTACGAGTGCTTCTCAGATGCAGGCCTTGAATCCTTTGCTCGTGGTCCTGCTCATTCCTTTCAATAACCTTGTTCTTTATCCCTTCCTCGCGCGTCGGGGGATTGTGTTCTCGCCTCTGCGCCGCATGACCTTTGGTATCGTGCTGTCGGGGCTTTCGTGGGTCGTGGTCGGTGCGTTTCAGTTGGCCATCGATCAGGGGGCGCAGCTTTCCATTCTGTGGCAGGTGCTGCCTTATATTATCCTGACTCTGGCGGAAGTCTTCGTCTCGGCCACGGGACTTGAATTCGCGTATAGCCAGGCGCCGGCGCGGATGAAGGGTGTGATCATGAGCTTTTGGAGTCTTTCCGTAACGATCGGCAGCCTTTGGGTGCTGCTCGTGAATGTTGGCGTGAAATCCGAGAGTCTGACCCAGGCCGTCAGCGCCGGTGGCATCAGCGTGACTGCCTTCCAGATGTTCTTCTTTGCAGGTTTTGCGTTCCTGGCAGCGCTGGCCTTCGGTCTTTATGCGAAGCGTTATCCGGTGGCCGATCATTACCTGAAAACTTGAGCTTTGGTCCAATTTTAAGAAGTCCCAGGGATGTGGCGCATATCTCTGGGCAGTTTTCCATGAATCTCCGCTCTATGTCTCTCCATAAAACCCGGCACGCTTGTTGCTTTTACTGGAACTGTGGTTGTTCCTTTTCCAGTAGTTGTTGATTGCGCTCCTCCTGAACCAGCTCAAGCGGAAGTTGTATGTATCGAAAAATACTGTCTCGATATCTTGTATGGGCTACAATGTTCCTCACTTTTTTAGCCTCCGCATGTGGAATTTTTTCTAATAAGTACGAAACGATAAGTCTGGAGTGCCAGCTATCATCCCCCGACTCCAAGGCACGCTTTCTCAAGGTCGTAGACCAGGATGGAAGTGACTTGGATTCTGACGCTCGACTGTTTCTGCAGACACAGCTGGTTACCGATTCTGGACTAAGCTTTCAACCTCAAGTCACTGCCAAAGGTTGCATTCAATTGCCTGATTCAGCCGGTCGCCTCATGGTCTCGGCTCCCCTTCGTCAATCCTCTTTGTTTTTTGCATTTAAAGAATCCTCACCGTTTCTCATCAAGGCTGCACTCGTCAAAAGTCCGACGATCAAAGTTTCAACACCATGTACTTCTGAAGGTTTTTTTGCCAGCAACAAGCTGCCCCGGCAGTGGAGCTTTGACACTTCGGGTGATCTCCAAGGTACCAGGATTACTGTTCGAGCCATAAAAGCATCTGGCGAAAAGTCTTTTGAGATTTTTAATAAGGATTTTGGAGAATCCCGTCTCAATTTGCCTGAAGAATGGGATCTTCGGGACCTTCCTGAAGGTCTGTATCGACTTGAAGCGACCTATCAGGACCTTCAGAATGGCTTCGGAGTCGTTCCGCAGCTCTTGAACGATGGAAGTGACTGTAGCTTGACCGTCCTCCGCAATAAGCCATCTCTGGTTTACCGTGCTGCGACAGGTAAGTCCTTTCAGGTCGTTGGTCTGGATGCAGCCCTCCCTTGGGCGACTGATAATGCGCGCTCTACTATTTACTCTTGTATGGAAGAACGTTCAGAAGCTGCTGTTATTCCGAATGAGCTGCCCTGTCAACCTCGAGGAGTTTGCAGCAACCTCAATGCTTTTGAAGCCAGCACATCCATAGTGGGAAAGAAAGCGGGAATCTATGACGTCTTTCTTTTTAGCCGTGATAGGGCTTCCAACCAAAGTGATCTCGCCTGTCAGACTGTTGTGTTCTCCGAACGCTCGCCTGAAATTCGATTGCAGTGGAAAATTGATGAATGGAATCAAGATGGTGCTATCTTGAAAACCCCGCAACTTCTGTATAACGCGGAAGTAAGTATGAGACATCCCCAGGTCGAGCGGAAGCTATTGGAGGATACTCTTAAATGTAAGGTTGATTTCTTGCTGCCTGATAAAGAAGTTGTTTCAGGACGCAATGTGCTGTGTACAACGGGGCGTTGCGCTGGGCAACCCATGGGAGATTTTGTTCCCTGTGATTCCAAAGTTCAATTTTCGTTGGTCAATGCCTGGAAGCAGGAAATAATTGGTGACGCCACTCTGCGGCTGCAAGTTAAAGCTAGTGACGGGGGAAGCCAGGAAGCGGTTGCGAATCGCTATTTGATTCTCAACAGCAGCAAGTGGAAGTTTGATACTTTTGCTGCTCCTAACGCTCAACCGCGGTTTTCTCCAGATAGATTAGCCGTCGATTCTAAAGGTCAGATACTTGCCTGGTCCTATAACGGTGGTTTTTGGCGATTTGATGGAACATCCTGGATAGACGATAATATAGACTGGCTCAAATCGGCTGCGAGTGTTTCGTTTTTCACCGATGACCAGGGACAGGTTTTTGCGAATGTCTTCTATTCGAACGCCGATGGCATCTATAATGAGATATTACTACAAAGGAAAGATGATGCCTGGAGCTATCGCTTGATCCAGAAGGATCAAGTGGAAAATCTGAGCGTCAAATGTAGAGGCAAACCGTTCATCGAACAGGGTATGGCTTGCTCGGTTGGAGGACAGCTTCAGCTCATCCGGGGTGAGGTCACCACGGAGATTGAAACTTCTCCTACGATCAATGGACAAGCCTGTCCTATTCCA
It includes:
- a CDS encoding lipase family alpha/beta hydrolase — translated: MSGLSTTGFDVKAWLKTMICSLFTLVVATASAHAGSDNYAKTRYPIVMVPGAFAFDNVLGVVDYWYGITDELRRQGAEVYVTNLSSSASNVRRGEELLEDIRQIRALTGASRVNLIAHSQGGPAARYVASLKPEWIESVNCVTCMNEGTEFADNLYAFLNKHILLKWVANVTLSTVFSALDIFSTSSKDGSYNSAYRGVQIAEDLVQAAGTKALDKFNAQFPEALSEMNCELQEKGKLYKGISGPALVNNVSYFSWGGVDVVTNRVDPLDSVLVPVVKIFFPSNARIWDGLVRSCGHPLGQLTEGFYPLNHFDAINQAFGLVRSGIDIPTLYVQNANRLQKAGH
- a CDS encoding oligopeptide:H+ symporter; this translates as MSAAAQMNKTAGGFPPQIPYIIGNEACERFSFYGMRNILTAFLVSHLLLDVAVSEREVAAKEIFHIFVMGVYFFPLLGGWLADRFLGKYRTIFWLSLLYCVGHLCLALFEAQKSGFYLGLFLIALGSGGIKPCVSSFVGDQFDQSNKDKARVVFDIFYWSINFGSFFASLLIPLILDRAGPGWAFGIPGVLMALATFVFWLGRKQYRVTAPAAADPHSFMRVVYSALFRSQGARTGTVLAFIGVLLAVVSVLCWPMLGVVAAVCLALVMLLLFGGIGAWMQLDQARALHPADAVEGVRAVLRVLVIFGLVTPFWSLFDQKASTWILQARVMELPGWSWLTSASQMQALNPLLVVLLIPFNNLVLYPFLARRGIVFSPLRRMTFGIVLSGLSWVVVGAFQLAIDQGAQLSILWQVLPYIILTLAEVFVSATGLEFAYSQAPARMKGVIMSFWSLSVTIGSLWVLLVNVGVKSESLTQAVSAGGISVTAFQMFFFAGFAFLAALAFGLYAKRYPVADHYLKT
- a CDS encoding S41 family peptidase; protein product: MFKRNYPGFLTFLGMVLVTGAVSSPSIGVAKERLNHAKIVESLTREFKENYVFPDVAAKMESALKKNLADGRYKDIDDPEILANRLKVDLIEVSHDKHINVFYREKDPGDPETNPAVEAREVAAMASGNFGFKKLEILPGNIGYIDLRGFMPAEYGGPTAVAAMKYMANTRALIFDLRNNGGGSPSMIQLLTSYLVASPTHLNTFYVRKTNSEEQFWTAAHVEGPRYLDKEVYVLTSGGTFSAAEEFSYNLKNLKRATLVGETTGGGAHPVNLHYLKDIKFAAMIPFGRAINPITKTNWEGTGVEPDVKVKTEEALTKAHSLALENLLKKSKDADDKKRISWALDTVKAQRSPLTLKAETLKSYVGQYGDRVIALENEQLVYNRGTRKSRLIPLDNDRFAVDGLDHFRVQFNRDGQGNLVSLSGLYEDGKTDKSERSK
- a CDS encoding lipase secretion chaperone; protein product: MKRRFMGRAGMLASLLILALIVISRREPQADPSEPLAAAPADTDGSWAVRPDAPPATQPRAVTSAPIENAPAPHPSLEGTDVNGGIRVDDKGRIILHRDVRRLFDYYLSLRGRMDNESIRALLRQHLEASQPGTVVQEALALFDQYVALINAEAKYAEEWTERDLKASEQVASVLEERRNLRREYLGDALSEAFYQDQEQYEAFQLERMKISTNPDLNEAEKKAALDAAESLLSPQQREIRKQTFAWLDIKQLARQPIESLDAEGADAIRQRFGDNALDRLAAVEQERQSWEQKREDWLAEKARLSARPDLSEGEKKAQLEAYGQSHLDPGELRRMQALDSDTGAH